A genomic region of Platichthys flesus chromosome 4, fPlaFle2.1, whole genome shotgun sequence contains the following coding sequences:
- the dhx34 gene encoding probable ATP-dependent RNA helicase DHX34: protein MDRDRRRDRRSWDWDSPQCRAQLDEVFFRRHDYIQAGSQEHRDFWSFFDRFQRFKTKREMAGGRQEDGGGQGKTVKVDLGLPKEYDARYRINVSVCTRDVEERLGKSEHRSRQSSSGPGEQEISDLRLALLHFLDFTQRQSFGKLAKLRREQKNLPICQYRDRIVELVRSHPVVVVAGDTGCGKSTQVPQYLLSAGFTHIACTQPRRIACISLAKRVSFESLNQYGSKVGYQIRFEGTRTPATKLLFLTEGLLLRQIQQDLTLSQHQVLIVDEVHERHLHCDFLLGVLRTLVAERPDLRLILMSATINIKLFSDYFSSAPVLQVPGRLFPIQVIYQPIPSEEQPTRTEKLDPRPYLRILQGIDQRYPPEERGDLLLFLSGVAEISTIQEACQVYATHTSRWIVLPLHSTLSLAQQDKVFDISPPGVRKCIISTNIAETSVTIDGVRFVVDSGKVKEMSFDPKAKMQRLQEFWISRASSEQRKGRAGRTGPGVCYRLYAESDYDAFAPYPVPEIHRVALDSLILQMKSMSLGDPLSFVFIDPPPAASIQTAVTYLKEQGALDGSGELTSIGKLLAQLPVDVVIGKMLVLGSLFNLVEPVLTVAAALSVQSPFLRSSQHNPDCATARQPLHSNQGDPFTLLSTFNAWVEVKKERGGGSRKWCRRRGLEEQRLYEMVNLRRQFKELLRSHGLLESENRDASAGDRGQRRERLTERRKLHQMKRDHEKQENSKRKVLRLEEGQDGEMSSGSDTEERGRGKKDKEGPGQNVDIQEVKFKLRHNITELQDAVTVSADMSSRQQALLKLLLCRGLYPQLALPDEHNSTRKDSEQVFHTKNKQGVVIHPTSVFAIDPEVLHVPEDDSREGPDRGDSSRHQLLAFVTLLETNRPYLSNCVRVPALQALLLVANAVDSNADCTRLVVDGWLEVELRDAEEALKVLSTALTHRAEWERLLRVKLEQNTVEGALGPGVSRRVLEKLSEGLVRFLLYTEVTYSLRRLAAFQIQNLYVGPQPESELSHNLKPLFPGAEAKPHPIKGGLRVSSFFTYNCLADSRDLYSECLRTFWTCPNCDLYMPLTPLERMQHEASCRPAGEQQQQQEEEPEDKKPGPSSMSSLNRVYHCDVCDEDLTLTSTEILKHKRQHMYSTK from the exons ATGGATCGCGACCGGAGGAGAGACCGCCGGAGCTGGGACTGGGACAGCCCGCAGTGCCGAGCCCAGCTGGACGAGGTGTTTTTCCGCAGGCACGACTACATCCAGGCCGGCAGCCAGGAGCACCGGGACTTCTGGAGCTTCTTCGACCGCTTCCAGAGGTTCAAGACGAAGCGGGAGATGGCCGGGGGGCGACAGGAGGACGGTGGGGGCCAGGGGAAGACTGTGAAGGTGGATCTGGGGCTTCCTAAGGAATATGATGCCCGGTACCGGATCAATGTGTCGGTTTGCACCCGGGACGTGGAGGAGCGCCTGGGGAAGTCGGAGCACAGGAGCCGGCAGAGCTCGTCGGGCCCGGGCGAGCAGGAGATCTCCGACCTCCGCCTGGCTCTGCTCCACTTCCTGGACTTCACCCAGAGGCAGAGTTTCGGCAAACTGGCCAAGCTGCGGCGGGAGCAGAAGAACCTGCCCATCTGCCAGTACCGGGACCGGATCGTGGAGCTGGTGCGGAGTCACCCGGTGGTCGTGGTGGCAGGAGACACCGGCTGCGGGAAATCCACCCAGGTGCCCCAGTACCTCCTCTCGGCGGGATTCACCCACATCGCCTGCACTCAGCCCCGACGGATCGCCTGCATCTCCCTGGCGAAGAGAGTCAGCTTCGAGAGTCTCAACCAGTACGGCTCCAAG GTGGGGTACCAAATCCGCTTTGAGGGCACCCGTACCCCGGCCACCAAACTGCTGTTCCTGACCGAGGGGCTGCTGCTCCGGCAGATCCAGCAGGACCTGACGCTCTCTCAGCACCAGGTGCTGATCGTGGACGAGGTTCACGAGCGACACCTCCACTGCGACTTCCTGCTCGGGGTCCTGCGCACTCTGGTGGCCGAGCGGCCGGACCTGCGTCTCATCCTCATGTCGGCCACCATCAACATCAAACTCTTCTCGGACTATTTCAGTAGCGCTCCGGTGCTGCAGGTGCCAGGCCGGCTGTTCCCCATACAG GTGATCTACCAGCCCATTCCGTCCGAGGAGCAGCCGACACGCACTGAGAAACTGGATCCCCGGCCGTACCTGCGCATCCTGCAGGGCATCGACCAGCGTTACCCGCCAGAGGAGCGCGGCgacctgctcctcttcctcagcggTGTGGCGGAGATCTCCACCATCCAGGAGGCCTGTCAGGTTTACGCCACGCACACCAGTCGCTGGATCGTCCTGCCGCTGCACAGCACGCTCTCCCTGGCCCAGCAGGATAAG GTGTTTGACATTTCTCCTCCTGGGGTGAGGAAGTGCATCATCTCGACCAATATTGCTGAGACATCAGTGACAATCGATGGGGTTCGCTTTGTTGTCGACTCAG GAAAGGTAAAAGAAATGAGTTTCGATCCGAAGGCCAAGATGCAGCGTCTGCAGGAGTTCTGGATCAGCCGAGCCAGTTCTGAGCAGAGGAAAGGTCGAGCCGGCCGCACGGGTCCAGGAGTGTGTTACCGCCTGTACGCCGAGTCCGACTACGACGCCTTCGCACCTTACCCTGTGCCTGAGATCCACCGGGTGGCGCTGGACTCCCTCATTCTCCAG ATGAAGAGCATGTCTCTTGGAGATCCtctttcttttgtcttcatTGATCCACCTCCAGCTGCGAGCATCCAGACTGCAGTAACTTATTTGAAAGAGCAGGGGGCGCTAGACGGTTCTGGGGAATTGACCTCTATCGGGAAGTTGCTGGCACAGCTTCCTGTGGATGTGGTGATAG GGAAGATGCTGGTCCTGGGCTCTTTGTTTAACCTGGTGGAGCCCGTGTTGACGGTGGCAGCCGCCCTCAGCGTTCAGTCTCCGTTCCTCCGCAGCTCACAGCACAATCCCGACTGCGCCACCGCCCGCCAGCCCCTGCACAGCAACCAGGGAGACCCCTTCACTCTGCTCAGTACCTTCAATGCGTGGGTGGAG gtgaagaaagagagaggaggaggctccAGGAAGTGGTGCAGGAGGAGAGGCCTGGAGGAGCAGCGGCTGTATGAGATGGTCAACCTGCGCAGGCAGTTCAAGGAGCTGCTGAGGAGCCACGGCCTCCTGGAGTCGGAGAACAGAGACGCCTCTGCTGGGGACCGCGGGCAGCGCAGGGAGAGGCTGACCGAGCGGAGGAAGCTGCACCAGATGAAGAGAGATCACGAGAAGCAGGAGAACAGCAAACGTAAAGTCTTGAGGCTGGAGGAGGGCCAGGACGGAGAGATGTCCTCAGGATCggacacagaggaaagaggcaGAGGCAAGAAGGACAAGGAGGGACCAGGACAGAACGTGGACATTCAG gaagtgaagttcAAGTTGCGTCACAACATAACGGAGCTGCAGGACGCCGTCACCGTCAGTGCTGACATGTCCTCCCGGCAGCAGGCGTTactcaagctgctgctctgccgaGGCCTCTACCCTCAGCTGGCACTGCCCGATGAACACAACTCCACCCGCAAGGACTCGGAGCAG GTGTTTCACACGAAGAACAAGCAGGGAGTGGTGATCCACCCGACCAGCGTGTTTGCCATTGACCCAGAGGTCTTACATGTTCCCGAGGACGACAGCAGAGAAG GACCGGACCGTGGGGACAGCAGCAGACACCAGCTGCTGGCCTTCGTCACTCTGCTGGAGACCAACCGGCCGTATCTGTCCAACTGCGTGCGGGTTCCTGCTCTGCAA GCTTTGCTGCTGGTTGCAAATGCTGTGGACAGTAACGCTGACTGTACCCGTCTGGTGGTGGACGGCtggctggaggtggagctgagGGACGCAGAGGAGGCGCTGAAGGTGCTGTCCACGGCGCTCACTCACAGGGCTGAGTGGGAGCGCCTCCTGCGGGTCAAGCTGGAGCAGAACACGGTAGAGGGAGCACTAGGCCCGGGGGTGTCCCGCAGAGTCCTGGAGAAGCTGAGCGAAGGCCTGGTCCGCTTCCTGCTCTACACTGAG gtcacTTACAGCCTACGGCGACTCGCGGCTTTCCAGATCCAGAACCTGTACGTCGGCCCTCAGCCTGAGTCCGAGTTGTCTCACAACCTAAAACCGCTGTTCCCAGGAGCCGAGGCCAAGCCCCACCCGATTAAAGGAGGCCTGCGTGTCTCCAGCTTCTTCACCTACAACTGTCTGGCT gactcTCGGGATCTCTACAGTGAGTGTTTACGGACTTTCTGGACTTGTCCTAACTGTGACCTCTACATGCCTCTGACTCCACTGGAGCGCATGCAGCACGAGGCCTCCTGCAGGCCGGCaggagaacagcagcagcagcaggaggaag AACCAGAAGACAAAAAACCAGGTCCTTCGTCGATGTCCAGTCTTAATCGAGTTTACCACTGTGACGTGTGCGATGAAGACTTGACCCTCACCTCCACCGAGATCCTCAAACACAAGCGCCAGCACATGTACTCCACCAAGTAG
- the spred3 gene encoding sprouty-related, EVH1 domain-containing protein 3 has protein sequence MCTYMCVCVFNLLPLLGFPDSVRVRAVVMTRDDSSGGWVPLGGGGLSHVVICKGRTRDDRGRREHIIRGERLRDRAPVLECAVQRGLVYNKVNPIFHHWRVEERKFGLTFQSPADAISFEKGLQAVIDKLDRGSDSPSSSTPEEADTEDDGQASHTGSESSSNSRKEMLPKPGTIVTSESSSSCFVLSEEFSFASGHAGTTQTPAQIHSRPGQLSQMTSVLNPPSPPPPPPAPPSPPLGAPASSPLSPTISLLEEGDLRSVDPCKDLWGSRGYEDYRRAGATRTMVGGLTGGVVVSGGGSLQDKSELCVVRFEKDLAGVGTAACEVTVCLDSKASQRLSSSSPTCMSMPNAVSGVSSGAGSPQEACKGSPSPCCIHASLATPRSRTRKRGGGASSGDQGAISPDDDSPCPQGSSSCSSRCVYCRSVFIASDNGRGRCRDAPDPAMHCLRQWTCVWCAESLLYHCMSDSEGEFWEPCSCEESMGGHPHPLCCARWLALLALSLFVPCMCCYLPLRACLRCGERCGCCGGKHKAVR, from the exons ATGTGCacctacatgtgtgtgtgtgtgtttaatctgcTCCCTCTCCTTGGCTTCCCTGACAGTGTGCGTGTTCGTGCAGTGGTGATGACACGTGACGACTCCAGTGGCGGTTGGGTGCCCCTTGGAGGTGGAGGCCTCAGTCATGTGGTCATATGTAAGGGGCGGACCCGTGACGACCGGGGGAGGAGAGAACACATCATACGTGGAGAGCGGCTGCGAGACCgagca CCGGTGTTGGAGTGTGCAGTGCAGAGGGGGCTGGTGTACAACAAGGTGAACCCCATCTTCCATCACTGGCGAGTGGAGGAGCGAAAGTTTGGCCTCACGTTCCAGAGTCCTGCCGACGCCATCTCCTTTGAGAAGGGGCTGCAGGCCGTCATTGACAAGCTGGACAGAG GCTCGGACTCGCCCTCGTCCTCCACGCCAGAAGAGGCCGACACCGAGGATGACGGCCAAGCT TCCCATACAGGAAGTGAGTCGTCCTCCAACAGCAGAAAGGAGATGCTTCCCAAGCCCGGCACCATCGTGACCAGTGAGTCGTCCTCCAGCTGCTTCGTGCTGTCGGAGGAGTTCAGCTTCGCGTCCGGCCACGCTGGCACCACGCAGACACCCGCTCAG ATCCACTCCAGGCCGGGACAGCTCTCACAAATGACGTCTGTGTTGAATCCCCCTTCACCCCCACCgccacctcctgctccaccgAGTCCTCCTTTGGGTGCCCCAGCCTCATCCCCCCTCTCACCCACCATCTCTCTGCTGGAGGAGGGGGACCTTCGCAGTGTGGACCCATGCAAAGACCTGTGGGGTTCTAGAGGTTATGAGGACTACCGACGGGCGGGGGCCACCAGGACTATGGTCGGGGGGTTGACGGGGGGCGTGGTGGTCAGCGGTGGGGGGAGCCTGCAGGACAAGTCGGAGCTGTGCGTGGTTCGCTTTGAGAAGGACCTGGCCGGAGTGGGGACGGCCGCCTGCGAGGTGACCGTGTGCTTGGACAGTAAAGCGTCACAgcgtctgtcctcgtcctcacCCACCTGCATGTCCATGCCCAACGCTGTGTCCGGCGTGTCCTCAGGGGCCGGCTCACCCCAGGAGGCGTGCAAAGGCTCGCCCTCTCCGTGCTGCATCCACGCCTCACTGGCCACGCCCCGCTCGCGGACTCGTAAGCGAGGAGGAGGGGCAAGCAGCGGGGACCAGGGGGCCATATCCCCCGATGACGACAGCCCCTGTCCTCAGGGGTCCTCGTCGTGCTCGTCTCGGTGCGTGTACTGCCGCTCGGTTTTCATCGCTTCAGACAACGGGCGGGGCCGCTGCAGAGACGCCCCCGACCCGGCCATGCACTGCCTACGCCAGTGGACCTGTGTGTGGTGTGCAGAGAGTCTGCTCTACCACTGCATGTCGGACTCTGAGGGAGAATTCTGGGAGCCTTGCTCGTGTGAAGAGTCGATGGGGGGCCACCCGCACCCCCTCTGCTGTGCCCGCTGGCTGGCCCTCCTGGCCCTGTCGCTCTTCGTGCCCTGCATGTGCTGCTACCTGCCTCTGCGCGCCTGCCTGCGGTGTGGCGAGAGGTGCGGCTGCTGCGGGGGGAAGCACAAGGCGGTCCGATGA